The following coding sequences lie in one Megalodesulfovibrio gigas DSM 1382 = ATCC 19364 genomic window:
- a CDS encoding sigma-54-dependent transcriptional regulator — translation MAEPGAQHPLASAGGSVLIIDDDATMCHALSRAVRRIGCDADCAETMAKGLHMAQTRGYDIVFLDVRLPDGNGLSLLPELTSLPSSPEVIIITGKGDPDGAELAIGAGAWDYIEKTHSIQQITLTLTRALDFHKKRKLCRVTGAVKVLRREHIVGDSQPLMRALDLVASCALNSANVLITGETGTGKELFARAIHENSARASGPFVIVDCAALPETLVESILFGHKKGAFTGAERDQLGLVLQADGGTLFLDEIGEMPLSLQKVFLRVLQERTVRSIGGREERAVDFRLVAATNRDLGQMVADKTFRNDLLYRIQSISIHLPPLRERVQDIRPLANHFIERICARNDSPQKGACADFFETLEAYHWPGNVREFIHTLEHALAAALLDSYLLAQHLPAALRAKVARSRVAPTVCAEPALDVEAAGFTAADMPPLQDFRDDAWNRIEQRYLKYLMTVSGGSMKEAIRISGLSQSRFYALLKKHNIATR, via the coding sequence ATGGCTGAGCCCGGCGCGCAGCACCCCCTTGCCAGCGCCGGCGGCAGCGTGCTCATCATCGACGACGATGCCACCATGTGCCATGCCCTGAGCCGGGCAGTGCGCCGCATCGGCTGCGATGCCGACTGCGCCGAGACCATGGCCAAGGGCCTGCACATGGCCCAGACCCGCGGGTACGACATTGTGTTTCTGGATGTGCGCCTGCCAGACGGCAACGGCCTTTCCCTGCTGCCGGAACTGACGTCCCTGCCCAGCAGTCCGGAAGTCATCATCATCACCGGCAAGGGCGATCCTGACGGCGCGGAACTGGCCATTGGCGCAGGGGCCTGGGATTACATCGAAAAGACGCACTCCATCCAGCAGATCACCCTCACCCTCACCCGGGCGCTGGACTTCCACAAAAAGCGCAAGCTCTGCCGCGTGACCGGGGCGGTGAAGGTGCTGCGGCGCGAGCACATCGTGGGCGACAGCCAGCCCCTCATGCGCGCCCTGGATCTGGTGGCCAGCTGCGCCCTGAACAGCGCCAATGTGCTCATCACCGGCGAGACCGGCACCGGCAAGGAGCTGTTTGCCCGCGCCATCCACGAAAACAGCGCCCGGGCAAGCGGGCCGTTTGTGATTGTGGATTGCGCCGCCCTGCCGGAAACCCTGGTGGAATCCATCCTCTTTGGCCACAAAAAAGGCGCCTTCACCGGAGCCGAGCGCGATCAGCTGGGTCTGGTGCTCCAGGCCGACGGCGGCACCCTGTTTCTGGACGAAATCGGCGAGATGCCCCTTTCCCTGCAGAAGGTCTTCCTGCGCGTGCTCCAGGAACGCACGGTGCGGTCCATTGGCGGGCGCGAGGAGCGGGCCGTGGATTTCCGGCTGGTGGCGGCCACCAACCGGGACCTGGGGCAGATGGTGGCGGACAAGACATTTCGCAACGACCTGCTGTACCGCATTCAGTCCATCTCCATCCACCTGCCGCCCCTGCGGGAGCGGGTGCAGGACATCCGGCCCCTGGCCAATCACTTCATCGAGCGCATCTGCGCCCGCAACGATTCGCCCCAGAAAGGGGCCTGCGCGGACTTCTTCGAAACCCTGGAAGCCTACCACTGGCCCGGCAACGTGCGCGAGTTCATCCACACCCTGGAACACGCCCTGGCCGCGGCCCTGCTGGATTCCTACCTCCTGGCGCAGCATCTGCCGGCAGCGCTGCGGGCCAAGGTGGCGCGCTCCCGCGTGGCCCCGACCGTGTGCGCGGAACCGGCCCTGGACGTGGAGGCCGCCGGCTTCACCGCCGCAGACATGCCGCCGCTGCAGGACTTCCGCGACGACGCCTGGAACCGCATCGAACAGCGCTATCTGAAATACCTGATGACCGTGTCCGGCGGGAGCATGAAAGAGGCCATCCGCATCTCCGGCCTCTCCCAGTCGCGGTTCTATGCCTTGCTCAAGAAGCACAACATCGCCACGCGGTGA
- a CDS encoding shikimate 5-dehydrogenase, which yields MKPPIGRDTTLCMSLAGRPGNFGSRFHNRLYALLGLDYVYKSFTTTDLPAAIGGVRALGIRGCAISMPFKEAVIPLLDGLEASARAIDSVNTIVNDGGTLTGYNTDFIAVRRLIEQAGIAPQTPFLLRGSGGMAKAVAAALKDLGFHDGVIIARNETTGPALAATYGYGWQAHPGDLAAPFLINVTPLGMAGPDAQALAFPQDKIDACDTAFDVVAMPAETPFLARARAQGRRLISGADVIILQALEQFILYTGVRPSEAQVEDAAAFARAAA from the coding sequence ATGAAACCGCCAATCGGACGCGACACCACACTGTGCATGTCCCTGGCTGGCCGGCCGGGCAATTTCGGCTCGCGGTTCCACAACCGCCTCTATGCGCTGCTGGGCCTGGATTATGTCTACAAATCATTCACCACCACGGACCTGCCCGCGGCCATCGGCGGCGTGCGCGCCCTGGGCATACGCGGCTGCGCCATTTCCATGCCCTTCAAGGAGGCGGTCATCCCGTTGCTGGATGGTCTGGAGGCCTCGGCGCGGGCCATCGATTCGGTCAATACCATCGTCAATGACGGCGGCACGCTGACCGGCTACAACACCGATTTCATCGCCGTACGCCGGTTGATCGAACAGGCCGGCATCGCACCGCAGACGCCGTTTCTCCTGCGCGGCAGCGGCGGCATGGCCAAGGCAGTGGCCGCCGCCCTCAAGGACCTCGGCTTCCATGACGGCGTGATCATCGCACGCAACGAGACGACGGGGCCGGCCCTGGCCGCGACCTACGGCTATGGCTGGCAGGCGCACCCGGGCGACCTTGCCGCGCCGTTCCTCATCAATGTCACGCCGCTGGGCATGGCCGGGCCAGACGCGCAGGCCCTCGCCTTTCCCCAGGACAAGATCGACGCCTGCGACACGGCCTTTGATGTCGTCGCCATGCCCGCGGAAACGCCGTTCCTGGCCCGGGCGCGCGCCCAGGGCAGGCGGCTGATTTCCGGCGCAGACGTCATCATCCTGCAGGCCCTTGAGCAGTTCATCCTGTATACGGGGGTGCGCCCGTCCGAGGCGCAGGTGGAGGACGCCGCGGCGTTCGCGCGTGCGGCGGCCTGA
- a CDS encoding cache domain-containing protein has protein sequence MTEQLATHTSWRQMLKALFSCHRDHEVVSRIALLLLFLILFATGISVVYSYYLNKAHDESLGAAHEEMLKHYRHTLQVSVQSMTMSLGETLKAIRDQGGGEPEMESALRRIIPRVHYEDSGYYFVYNTQGVNVVHPFHPEFQGQYRLGVADPEGTHYIAQLTEKSLAGGGFSTYRFFKPGEPVPSSKLVYAQLIPGTEYWVGTGIYLDDIAQELQHISNSFKRIHRKAIITVGTGVAVILVCFVIPVSLVMINSILKPWRQMERELRHAQKMEAIGIFAGGIAHDFGNVIGAISSCTELALFDTDKTSPVYEDLLHVLKAAKRGKSLVKRIKEFSHQADASRQSVDMARMVKECMHLVRSIMPATIQVREHIKAEHVQVMADPDQILQILMNLCTNAEQAMRFVKNGVLTVELDTVELGEVEARRQALKPDLYARLAVSDTGIGMKPVVLKRIFEPFYTTRKKSGGTGLGLSMTKSIVKLYGGGIDVQSVPGKGASFTVLIPCEHHMEELDALENLQDLPGGTESILVVDDDHDLLGSLSKLLRRLGYTVESRSRSKEALTLFKENPQRFDLVFTDQLMPDMTGSEMVYEMRAVQPNLPVILCSGFDGRILQHRIPKDLASSAGFLFFRKPFDSAEICRAIRTLLERESPWPTEATHG, from the coding sequence ATGACTGAACAACTTGCGACACACACCAGTTGGCGGCAGATGCTCAAGGCGTTGTTTTCCTGCCATCGGGATCATGAGGTGGTCAGCCGCATTGCGTTGCTGCTGCTCTTTCTCATTCTCTTCGCCACGGGCATCAGCGTGGTGTACAGTTATTATCTGAACAAGGCGCACGACGAGTCCCTGGGGGCGGCCCATGAGGAAATGCTCAAGCATTACCGCCACACCCTGCAGGTGTCTGTGCAGTCCATGACCATGAGCCTGGGGGAGACCCTCAAGGCCATCCGGGATCAGGGCGGCGGGGAGCCGGAGATGGAGTCCGCCTTGCGGCGCATCATCCCCCGGGTGCATTACGAGGATTCTGGCTATTATTTCGTGTACAACACCCAGGGCGTGAACGTCGTGCATCCGTTTCACCCTGAATTCCAGGGGCAATACCGCCTGGGTGTGGCCGATCCCGAAGGCACGCACTACATCGCGCAATTGACGGAAAAGTCCCTGGCCGGCGGGGGATTCTCCACGTACCGCTTCTTCAAGCCCGGAGAGCCGGTGCCGTCTTCCAAACTGGTGTATGCCCAGCTTATTCCTGGCACGGAATACTGGGTGGGCACCGGGATATACCTGGACGACATTGCGCAGGAACTGCAGCACATCTCCAACAGTTTCAAGCGGATTCATCGCAAGGCCATCATCACCGTGGGCACGGGCGTGGCGGTGATTCTGGTCTGCTTCGTCATTCCGGTGAGTCTGGTGATGATCAATTCCATTCTCAAGCCCTGGCGGCAGATGGAACGCGAGCTGCGCCACGCCCAGAAGATGGAGGCCATCGGCATCTTTGCCGGCGGCATTGCCCACGATTTCGGCAACGTCATCGGCGCCATTTCATCCTGTACGGAGCTGGCCCTTTTTGATACGGACAAGACGTCTCCAGTCTATGAAGATCTGCTCCACGTGCTCAAGGCTGCCAAGCGCGGCAAGAGCCTAGTCAAGCGCATCAAGGAGTTCAGCCATCAGGCGGACGCCTCCCGCCAGTCCGTGGATATGGCTCGCATGGTCAAGGAATGCATGCATCTGGTGCGCAGCATCATGCCGGCCACCATCCAGGTGCGCGAGCACATCAAGGCCGAGCATGTGCAGGTAATGGCGGACCCGGACCAGATTCTGCAAATCCTCATGAACCTGTGCACCAATGCCGAGCAGGCCATGCGCTTTGTGAAAAACGGCGTGCTCACCGTGGAGCTGGATACCGTGGAGCTGGGCGAGGTCGAGGCCCGCCGCCAGGCCCTCAAGCCGGATCTGTATGCGCGGCTGGCGGTTTCGGATACGGGCATTGGCATGAAGCCCGTGGTGCTCAAGCGCATCTTCGAGCCGTTCTACACCACGCGCAAAAAAAGCGGCGGCACCGGCCTGGGCCTGTCCATGACCAAAAGCATCGTCAAGCTGTATGGCGGCGGCATCGACGTGCAGAGCGTGCCCGGCAAGGGGGCCAGCTTCACCGTGCTTATTCCGTGCGAGCACCACATGGAAGAGCTGGACGCCCTGGAGAACCTGCAGGACCTGCCCGGCGGCACGGAAAGCATTCTGGTGGTGGATGACGACCATGACCTCCTGGGCTCCCTCTCCAAGTTGCTCCGCCGCCTGGGCTACACCGTGGAAAGCCGCAGCCGCAGCAAGGAGGCCCTGACCCTGTTCAAGGAAAATCCCCAGCGCTTCGACCTGGTGTTCACCGACCAGCTCATGCCGGACATGACCGGGTCTGAAATGGTGTACGAGATGCGCGCCGTGCAGCCCAACCTGCCCGTGATTCTGTGCAGCGGCTTTGACGGCCGCATCCTCCAGCACCGCATTCCCAAGGATCTGGCCAGCTCGGCGGGCTTCCTCTTCTTCCGCAAGCCCTTCGACAGCGCCGAAATCTGCCGGGCCATCCGCACCCTGCTGGAGCGCGAATCCCCCTGGCCCACGGAGGCGACGCATGGCTGA
- the gltA gene encoding NADPH-dependent glutamate synthase, which yields MEAYRECRCKAAEGKPVKKKKALAPRVPMPHQAPAERIKNFNEVALGYTSQLAMEEARRCLQCKKPACVEGCPVEVPIPQFIAHLAAGRIEDAYKTIKTTNSLPAICGRVCPQEVQCEGNCILLKKGQPIAIGRLERFVADEYLHRDACDLLADGAKETCPVIDPEKKVACIGSGPSSLTVAGYLASRGCKVTVFEALHELGGVLVYGIPEFRLPKNRIVHKEIHALKQLQVEFKVNAVAGKTFTVQDLFAQGFKAVFIGVGAGLPRFLNIPGENAIGVFSANEYLTRVNLGRAYDFPNYDTPIICGKHVTVYGGGNVAMDAARTALRLGAESVRIVYRRTVDAMPARHEEIEHAIEEGVIMECLAAPLEFTCNEHGHLKAVRLQRMELGEPDDSGRRSPRPIPGDTYELETDLAVIAVGTRSNPVMLDNEPLLTTNKWGYVQVDEATCETSIPNVFAGGDIVTGAATVILAAGAGRTAAKEMARRLGVDS from the coding sequence ATGGAGGCCTACCGGGAATGCCGCTGCAAGGCCGCCGAGGGCAAGCCGGTGAAAAAGAAGAAGGCACTCGCCCCCCGCGTGCCCATGCCGCATCAGGCCCCGGCGGAGCGGATCAAGAATTTTAACGAAGTCGCCCTGGGCTACACCTCCCAGCTGGCCATGGAAGAAGCCCGGCGCTGCCTGCAGTGCAAAAAACCCGCCTGCGTGGAAGGCTGCCCGGTGGAAGTGCCCATCCCGCAGTTCATCGCCCATCTGGCGGCCGGGCGCATTGAGGACGCCTACAAGACCATCAAGACCACCAACAGCCTGCCCGCCATCTGCGGCCGGGTCTGCCCCCAGGAAGTGCAGTGCGAGGGCAACTGCATCCTGCTCAAGAAGGGCCAGCCCATCGCCATCGGCCGGCTGGAACGCTTTGTGGCCGACGAATACCTGCACCGCGACGCCTGCGACCTGCTCGCCGATGGCGCCAAGGAAACCTGCCCCGTCATCGACCCCGAAAAGAAGGTGGCCTGCATCGGCTCCGGCCCGTCCTCCCTCACTGTGGCCGGCTATCTGGCCTCGCGCGGGTGCAAGGTGACGGTGTTCGAGGCCCTGCACGAGCTGGGCGGGGTGCTGGTGTATGGCATTCCCGAGTTCCGGCTGCCCAAGAACAGGATCGTCCATAAGGAAATTCACGCCCTCAAGCAGCTGCAGGTGGAGTTCAAGGTCAATGCCGTGGCTGGCAAGACCTTCACGGTCCAGGATTTGTTCGCTCAAGGCTTCAAGGCGGTGTTCATCGGCGTGGGCGCAGGCCTGCCGCGGTTTTTGAACATTCCCGGGGAAAACGCCATCGGCGTCTTTTCCGCCAACGAATACCTGACCCGCGTGAACCTGGGCCGGGCGTATGACTTCCCCAATTACGACACCCCCATCATCTGCGGCAAACACGTCACCGTGTATGGCGGGGGCAACGTGGCCATGGACGCCGCGCGCACGGCCCTGCGCCTGGGGGCGGAGAGCGTGCGCATCGTGTACCGCCGCACCGTGGACGCCATGCCCGCCCGGCACGAGGAAATCGAACACGCCATCGAGGAAGGCGTGATCATGGAGTGCCTGGCCGCGCCCCTGGAATTCACCTGCAATGAACATGGCCACCTCAAGGCCGTGCGGCTCCAGCGCATGGAGCTGGGCGAGCCGGACGACTCCGGCAGACGCTCTCCGCGTCCCATTCCGGGCGACACCTACGAGCTTGAGACGGATCTGGCCGTCATCGCCGTGGGCACCCGGTCCAACCCGGTGATGCTCGACAACGAACCCCTGCTGACCACCAACAAGTGGGGCTATGTCCAGGTGGATGAAGCCACCTGCGAGACGAGCATTCCCAACGTATTTGCCGGCGGCGACATCGTCACCGGCGCCGCCACGGTCATTCTTGCGGCCGGGGCGGGACGCACGGCGGCCAAGGAAATGGCCCGCCGGCTGGGCGTGGATTCCTGA
- a CDS encoding SLC13 family permease gives MKRFLTLLGFVAITLLVTAGICFAADAPPPPPASHAYITLAILAVAGILFFTELVPLPITAMLVPVALSLFNIIPAKAAFANFGNEWVVIFMAMFVVGEATFVTGFADKVGQLTVKLSGGSEAKLLIFSMIAIAGLSAFLSNTGTTVVAIPMIMGMCMRANIPASRILMPVAFAAGLGGCITLVGTPPNGLVNSVLSKMGDGGFKPFGFFEFAMFGIPLTIVGILYFALIGKKFLPNTVAGKLEDDERLETQVPKVQRPEKMWICLGIFAFVVAVMASEFIDLVTAAMLGACLMVITGCMTMKEAFKSIDWTTIFLFAGTLALSTALEKSGAAKLIATGVVSQVSDPYALMAVVCALTAIVTNFMSNTATAALMAPLAVPIAMQGGVSPLPLLMGVAMSASACFLTPIATPPNTIVLGPGNYRFMDYFKAGWPLQVISYIMCVVLIPMIWPFK, from the coding sequence ATGAAAAGGTTTCTGACCTTGCTGGGTTTCGTTGCGATCACGCTGCTTGTGACTGCAGGCATCTGCTTTGCTGCTGACGCGCCTCCTCCACCGCCAGCCAGCCATGCTTACATCACATTGGCGATTCTCGCCGTCGCCGGCATCCTGTTCTTTACGGAACTGGTGCCCCTGCCCATTACCGCCATGCTCGTTCCGGTGGCCCTGAGTCTGTTCAACATCATCCCGGCAAAGGCTGCCTTTGCCAACTTCGGCAACGAGTGGGTGGTCATCTTCATGGCCATGTTCGTGGTGGGTGAGGCAACCTTCGTCACCGGCTTTGCGGACAAGGTCGGCCAGCTCACGGTGAAGCTCTCCGGCGGCAGCGAAGCAAAGCTGCTCATCTTTTCGATGATCGCCATCGCCGGCCTTTCGGCTTTCCTGTCCAACACCGGTACCACGGTGGTGGCCATTCCCATGATCATGGGCATGTGCATGCGGGCCAACATCCCTGCCAGCCGCATCCTCATGCCCGTGGCCTTTGCCGCCGGGCTTGGCGGGTGCATCACCCTGGTGGGCACGCCGCCCAACGGGCTGGTGAACTCCGTGCTCAGCAAGATGGGCGATGGCGGCTTCAAGCCCTTCGGCTTCTTCGAGTTCGCCATGTTTGGCATTCCCTTGACCATCGTCGGCATTTTGTACTTCGCCCTCATCGGCAAGAAGTTTCTGCCCAACACCGTCGCCGGCAAGCTGGAAGACGACGAGCGCCTGGAAACCCAGGTGCCCAAGGTACAGCGGCCGGAAAAGATGTGGATCTGTTTGGGCATCTTCGCCTTTGTGGTGGCGGTGATGGCCTCGGAATTCATCGATCTGGTGACCGCAGCCATGCTTGGCGCATGTTTGATGGTTATCACCGGCTGTATGACCATGAAGGAAGCGTTCAAGTCCATTGACTGGACCACCATCTTCCTGTTCGCCGGCACCCTGGCGCTTTCCACGGCGTTGGAAAAGAGCGGCGCGGCCAAGCTCATCGCCACAGGTGTGGTCTCCCAGGTGAGCGACCCGTACGCGCTGATGGCGGTGGTCTGTGCGCTGACGGCCATTGTCACCAACTTCATGTCCAACACGGCCACGGCAGCGCTGATGGCGCCGCTTGCGGTGCCCATTGCCATGCAGGGCGGCGTGTCTCCCTTGCCGCTGCTCATGGGCGTGGCCATGAGCGCCTCGGCCTGCTTCCTCACGCCCATCGCCACCCCGCCCAACACCATCGTGCTGGGACCGGGCAACTACAGGTTCATGGACTACTTCAAGGCCGGTTGGCCGTTGCAGGTGATCAGCTACATCATGTGCGTGGTGCTGATCCCGATGATCTGGCCCTTCAAGTAA